The Coffea arabica cultivar ET-39 chromosome 8e, Coffea Arabica ET-39 HiFi, whole genome shotgun sequence genome window below encodes:
- the LOC113736635 gene encoding protein FAR1-RELATED SEQUENCE 5-like, whose amino-acid sequence MEFNSEEDAYKFYNKYAFKMGFSVRKDYLNKDKDGVTTSRRYSCCKEGVKRKYEGDVMPKRTRAPMKTGCGAKMVIVLFRGTMKYRVHDLVLEHNHELHIAQCAHMMPSQRKVSVAQGFQAEISEDAGLSLKQSHELMGTEAGGMGNVGYTRDDLKRYLRTRRERSLKYGEAGSMLNYFQEQTLENPSFFHAVQLDCEEQITNIFWADAGMLIDYNFFGDVVTFDTTYKTNKEYRPLGVFVGFNQHRQIVIFGAALMYDETIDSFKWVFGTFLEAMCGKHPSTILTDQDHAMAAALSIVMPETFHGLCTFHIRRNFMKHLGNHYKENSDLPYMFGACMYEFEEVEQFNRVWEAMVKKHNLENNEWLSGLYKIRDKWARCMMKERWTAGMRSTQLSESLNAAIKNHLKLDHDLVQFFRHFNRVVDEKRYNELIAEYEMRQKLPMVGLRQTPMLVHASETYSPTVFVAFQNEYGESTAMVILRQQDAAMFVEFTVMRYDGGPERTVVFNRNDLSVRCSCKKYENEGILCGHALKVFDTVGIKIIPLEYIKRRWTKRARAGDCFDRRGQEVVTDPKVMISTRYRELAPAMIKVATRAAMSEDTSKVAITVISDLSKRVELLLSESEEQPLQNQKNLNMEERDKIEIVNEMGEAVVARGIKKRGCGKKSRVMRSWVDKFDRVKRKSRLSRTTQTTVSESEPTSVSFEEYMFMGCRSSTDSVSTHSMSQTVNGPPNAVAPDIDENQTVHRFANQGPPASVPTEWMHPRFSIFSKHNSVRDVLMEERGAISTHCDVDAYHAFAPSPQGRNNTQGLQLRVDVASPQNEVDE is encoded by the exons ATGGAGTTCAACAGTGAAGAGGATGCGTACAAGTTTTACAACAAGTATGCCTTTAAAATGGGTTTCAGTGTACGTAAAGACTATCTGAATAAAGATAAAGACGGCGTGACCACGTCTAGGAGATATAGTTGCTGCAAGGAAGGTGTGAAACGCAAGTACGAAGGTGATGTGATGCCAAAGAGGACACGAGCGCCGATGAAAACAGGGTGTGGAGCTAAGATGGTTATCGTGTTGTTTAGAGGGACAATGAAGTACCGTGTGCATGACCTTGTCTTAGAGCATAATCATGAGTTGCACATTGCTCAATGTGCTCACATGATGCCATCACAAAGAAAAGTGAGTGTGGCTCAAGGATTCCAAGCTGAAATAAGCGAGGATGCTGGGCTTTCATTGAAACAGAGCCATGAGCTTATGGGAACGGAAGCAGGTGGAATGGGTAATGTGGGATATACTCGGGATGATCTTAAACGATATCTTCGAACGAGACGGGAAAGGAGCTTGAAATATGGAGAAGCAGGTAGCATGCTGAATTATTTTCAAGAGCAAACACTCGAGAATCCATCCTTTTTTCATGCCGTACAGCTGGACTGTGAAGAGCAGATAACGAATATCTTTTGGGCTGATGCAGGAATGTTAATTGACTACAACTTTTTTGGAGACGTAGTCACATTCGAcacaacctacaaaacaaataaagaatacCGGCCACTTGGAGTATTTGTGGGTTTTAACCAGCATAGGCAAATTGTGATATTCGGTGCTGCCCTTATGTATGATGAGACGATAGATTCTTTCAAATGGGTGTTTGGTACATTTTTAGAAGCAATGTGCGGAAAACATCCAAGTACCATACTAACCGACCAAGATCACGCCATGGCAGCCGCTCTTTCAATTGTCATGCCTGAAACATTTCACGGTCTATGTACGTTTCACATAAGGCGTAATTTTATGAAACATCTTGGCAATCACTACAAGGAAAATAGTGATCTTCCATACATGTTTGGTGCCTGCATGTATGAGTTTGAAGAAGTGGAACAATTCAATAGGGTGTGGGAGGCGATGGTGAAGAAACACAatcttgaaaataatgaatggCTCTCAGGGTTGTACAAAATTCGTGATAAATGGGCAAGGTGCATGATGAAAGAAAGATGGACCGCGGGAATGCGAAGCACCCAACTCAGCGAAAGCCTAAATGCAGCaattaaaaatcatttgaaactgGATCATGACCTTGTGCAGTTCTTTAGACATTTCAATCGGGTGGTTGATGAAAAGAGATATAATGAACTGATCGCAGAATATGAAATGAGGCAAAAGCTCCCCATGGTAGGGTTAAGACAAACACCTATGCTTGTGCATGCATCAGAGACGTATTCACCAACCGTATTTGTTGCATTCCAAAATGAATATGGTGAGTCAACAGCTATGGTTATATTGAGACAACAAGATGCAGCGATGTTTGTGGAGTTTACGGTCATGAGGTATGATGGAGGACCTGAAAGAACAGTAGTATTCAATCGGAATGATCTAAGTGTACGTTGCAGTTGCAAAAAATACGAGAATGAAGGCATTTTATGTGGGCACGCGTTGAAGGTGTTTGATACCGTGGGCATAAAAATAATTCCTCTTGAATACATTAAGAGGCGATGGACAAAAAGAGCTCGGGCTGGAGACTGTTTTGATCGGCGAGGACAGGAAGTTGTGACTGATCCTAAAGTCATGATTTCAACTCGTTATCGGGAGCTCGCTCCAGCCATGATTAAGGTCGCAACTCGAGCAGCAATGTCGGAGGACACCAGCAAAGTAGCAATCACTGTCATATCCGATTTGTCAAAGAGAGTTGAGCTCCTCCTCTCAGAAAGTGAAGAGCAACCtttgcaaaatcaaaaaaatctgaATATGGAGGAAcgagataaaattgaaattgtaaatgaaATGGGGGAGGCAGTAGTCGCAAGAGGCATTAAAAAACGAGGCTGTGGGAAGAAAAGTAGAGTGATGCGAAGTTGGGTCGATAAATTTGACAgagtaaaaagaaaatctagATTATCAAGGACTACACAGACTACG GTCTCAGAATCGGAGCCGACATCGGTTTCATTTGAGGAATACATGTTTATGGGATGCCGTTCATCTACTGACTCTGTTTCG ACGCATTCAATGAGTCAGACAGTGAATGGCCCTCCAAATGCTGTTGCTCCCGATATCGATGAAAATCAAACG gTCCACCGTTTCGCTAATCAGGGGCCTCCTGCAAGTGTCCCTACAGAATGGATGCATCCcagattttctattttttccaaGCATAACTCCGTCAGAGATGTCTTAATG GAGGAGCGTGGGGCAATTTCAACACACTGTGATGTTGATGCATATCATGCATTTGCACCATCACCTCAG GGAAGAAATAACACACAGGGATTGCAACTACGCGTTGACGTCGCCTCCCCCCAAAATGAGGTTGATGAATGA